From the Paenibacillus sp. FSL H8-0548 genome, one window contains:
- a CDS encoding FecR family protein — translation MKTLKLFLVSLLVMALILPASVFAKDTDKAGKITTVSGKAEVKKNGGSKKFNAFKGMAITQGDTIITGSDGKITLELDSDKEVTIGTNTTLVVSQLVKSAKALGGKTSLSLLKGKVVISIKKKLDGDSRFEIETPTAIMGVMGTQFTVQYEDEESYLGVFEGAVKTKHGQGLSDETIVNPDEQLQLDASGTGEKEKLDYRDLPLIGLEQYVQLLEQNAAANKALIEQVKQLIEKKKQEEAADASTNNGGQNADSTIVYEDKTGSSGGGGSVVPPVPTATPTPTATATPTPTPTPTPTPTPTPTPTPTPSEAPTPTPVPPVLDVSGFYAQPYSYMINDKKFILPFTTELMYNGSEPNIPSQIVAFEIDESGAGDFVDRTEWIEGVDVVPNNADQLIIELSEAVPYGSSIRMTVQGDQFKNAETNDIQDEAQVITFVFKYNYDHPPLEFIFMDRDEQHAQEIEFPNLGYNLPIESDGGYFPNIIVTRVCSDDEAFCYPMERNIPSDALMFSITSYNLASVKLMPSYFADDYLGPGTYKLSISLIDANAEPVEGFLEIDIIVWANAAPWADDLKPVYMTDKSTIVLPFTTEIVLTSDAISEIIHVNACSWDFGEGEEGSEGEQCLPKAVDLGNTVVNSEDRTQLIVKLVDPLEYGSYVDIYVKGDTVSNLRTNNVQMEDQVFYFTNVADASPSYIEFEYMPSNFTDKELLIYTQGYAIGEVKISEHMYNCVDEECNEDQPLPSEAYELLGVGPVVKMRLKGAFFNTLQGYHYIRLSITDNDDSIGEPIDTIEIFVGPGPG, via the coding sequence ATGAAAACATTAAAGCTGTTTTTGGTGTCTCTGCTCGTAATGGCGCTCATCCTGCCTGCATCGGTTTTTGCGAAGGATACGGATAAGGCGGGGAAGATTACCACTGTTTCCGGTAAAGCTGAAGTGAAGAAGAATGGCGGCTCTAAAAAGTTTAACGCGTTTAAAGGAATGGCTATTACGCAGGGCGATACGATTATAACTGGCAGTGATGGCAAGATTACTCTGGAGCTGGACAGTGATAAAGAGGTGACGATAGGCACCAATACGACACTTGTTGTCAGCCAGCTTGTCAAGAGTGCGAAGGCGCTCGGCGGCAAGACAAGTCTCAGCTTATTGAAGGGGAAAGTGGTCATTTCTATTAAGAAAAAGCTTGATGGCGACTCTAGATTTGAAATCGAAACTCCTACAGCAATTATGGGCGTAATGGGCACTCAGTTTACCGTCCAATATGAGGACGAAGAGAGCTATCTAGGCGTGTTCGAAGGCGCTGTTAAAACTAAGCATGGACAAGGTTTGTCTGACGAAACGATTGTAAATCCGGATGAGCAGCTGCAATTAGATGCATCGGGGACAGGTGAAAAAGAGAAGCTGGATTATCGTGATCTTCCGCTCATTGGCCTAGAGCAGTATGTGCAGCTGCTTGAGCAGAATGCTGCGGCAAACAAAGCACTTATCGAACAGGTCAAGCAATTAATCGAAAAGAAAAAACAAGAGGAAGCAGCGGATGCTTCTACAAATAATGGAGGCCAAAATGCGGACTCTACGATTGTTTATGAGGATAAAACAGGCTCATCCGGTGGCGGCGGAAGTGTAGTGCCTCCAGTGCCAACAGCAACACCAACACCAACAGCAACAGCAACACCGACACCGACACCAACACCAACACCAACACCAACACCAACACCAACACCAACACCAACACCATCAGAAGCGCCGACACCAACACCGGTGCCGCCTGTATTAGACGTATCAGGTTTTTATGCTCAGCCTTATTCGTATATGATTAATGACAAAAAGTTTATTCTGCCGTTTACTACGGAGCTTATGTATAACGGGTCGGAACCTAATATTCCGTCTCAAATTGTAGCATTTGAGATAGACGAGTCTGGGGCCGGAGACTTCGTTGATCGTACCGAGTGGATTGAGGGCGTCGATGTTGTTCCTAATAATGCTGATCAATTAATCATCGAACTCTCAGAAGCTGTACCATACGGGTCAAGTATTCGTATGACAGTTCAAGGCGACCAATTCAAAAATGCTGAGACCAATGATATTCAAGATGAAGCTCAGGTTATCACATTTGTTTTTAAGTACAACTATGACCATCCTCCGCTTGAATTTATTTTCATGGACAGGGATGAACAGCATGCGCAAGAAATAGAATTTCCTAATTTAGGATATAATCTCCCGATAGAATCCGACGGGGGTTATTTTCCGAATATAATTGTCACTAGAGTTTGCTCTGATGATGAAGCGTTTTGTTATCCAATGGAAAGAAATATCCCGAGTGACGCATTAATGTTCAGTATTACATCGTATAATCTTGCAAGTGTGAAGCTTATGCCATCTTATTTTGCCGATGATTATTTAGGTCCCGGAACCTATAAATTAAGTATTTCATTAATTGATGCTAACGCTGAACCAGTTGAAGGCTTTCTGGAAATCGATATTATTGTCTGGGCTAATGCGGCTCCTTGGGCAGACGATTTAAAGCCGGTTTATATGACTGACAAGTCTACAATCGTGCTTCCATTTACGACTGAAATTGTGCTGACTTCAGATGCTATTTCGGAGATTATACATGTAAATGCCTGTAGTTGGGATTTTGGAGAGGGTGAGGAAGGGTCGGAAGGTGAGCAGTGTCTGCCCAAAGCTGTTGACCTTGGGAATACAGTAGTCAATTCGGAAGACCGCACACAGTTGATTGTTAAACTTGTAGATCCCTTAGAATATGGCTCATATGTTGATATCTATGTTAAAGGGGATACAGTATCTAACTTACGCACTAATAATGTACAAATGGAGGATCAAGTATTCTATTTTACCAATGTGGCTGATGCTTCTCCTAGTTATATAGAATTTGAATATATGCCTTCAAATTTCACGGACAAAGAGCTTCTCATTTATACTCAGGGTTATGCTATAGGGGAAGTTAAGATCTCTGAGCATATGTATAACTGTGTTGATGAGGAATGTAATGAAGACCAACCATTACCGAGCGAGGCGTATGAGCTGCTGGGAGTGGGGCCTGTTGTAAAAATGAGACTTAAGGGAGCGTTTTTTAATACATTACAGGGATATCATTACATCAGATTGTCTATTACGGACAATGATGATTCAATAGGTGAACCAATAGATACAATAGAAATATTTGTGGGACCTGGACCAGGCTAA
- a CDS encoding stalk domain-containing protein, with translation MKNKIRILAVSTALATALVALNGAAYAATENVAAITDQTSEAAIAKVIEKVSQPWGLTAAPDGGIYVIGSGSNQISKWQDGKLTPVTAQTKTGYFDGTTANSTFNQPTYSVVNSKGVLYVTDTENHVVRRIVNERVYTAAGNGEAGNENGKFGEARFNAPMGLAVDAKDNVYVADSLNNVIRVITPEGVTSTFAGAGNGTSGYKDGSADEALFNEPTGLVFDEKGGLYVADSGNHLIRYIHDGKVTTIAGKPTAVDALTGYMEGGYVNGKSGEAKFNRPRGLAYADGVLFVADSLNNRIRAVRADGSVITIAGQSTAGDAVGEVEKAQFNQPSSLLYISGKLYVADTLNNTVKVLAVIPGALKPVVTKEDLIAGTELLPASAEVQVWLEGKQVKFNAGQKPYTSGDKTYLSARAVFEAWGAEIKWNAASKEVYVTKQDWKLTLKANAKGTIVLTKGTLYVDADYLADAASLFLAHDEEFNAIIMSSEL, from the coding sequence ATGAAAAATAAAATTCGGATATTGGCAGTAAGCACGGCACTTGCGACAGCACTAGTGGCACTTAACGGGGCGGCCTATGCAGCGACGGAAAATGTGGCAGCTATAACGGATCAGACGAGTGAAGCCGCGATTGCTAAAGTCATCGAGAAAGTTAGTCAGCCCTGGGGGCTGACTGCTGCGCCGGATGGCGGCATTTATGTGATAGGCTCTGGCAGCAATCAAATCAGCAAGTGGCAGGACGGGAAGCTTACGCCTGTTACAGCACAAACAAAGACGGGATATTTTGACGGGACGACAGCCAACTCTACTTTTAATCAGCCTACTTATTCCGTTGTTAATAGTAAAGGTGTTCTCTATGTCACTGATACGGAAAACCATGTTGTCCGCAGAATTGTGAATGAACGTGTATATACGGCTGCTGGAAATGGCGAAGCGGGAAATGAGAATGGCAAATTCGGCGAGGCGCGCTTTAATGCTCCTATGGGATTAGCAGTTGATGCAAAGGATAATGTATATGTGGCCGATTCGCTCAATAATGTCATTCGGGTAATTACGCCAGAAGGTGTGACGTCTACCTTTGCAGGAGCTGGTAATGGAACCTCCGGCTATAAGGACGGAAGCGCTGATGAAGCTTTGTTTAATGAGCCAACGGGGCTTGTATTCGACGAAAAAGGCGGATTATACGTAGCAGATAGCGGCAATCATTTGATTCGTTATATACACGATGGGAAGGTTACGACGATAGCTGGAAAACCGACGGCTGTTGATGCGCTGACGGGCTATATGGAAGGCGGCTATGTCAATGGAAAGAGCGGTGAGGCGAAGTTCAACCGGCCTCGCGGGCTTGCGTATGCTGATGGTGTATTGTTCGTTGCGGACAGTCTCAATAACCGTATAAGGGCTGTGCGAGCTGACGGGAGTGTTATTACTATAGCAGGTCAAAGCACGGCTGGCGATGCCGTTGGCGAAGTGGAGAAGGCACAATTTAATCAGCCCTCCTCCTTGCTTTATATTTCAGGCAAGCTATATGTTGCGGATACGTTAAACAATACGGTAAAAGTGCTGGCAGTTATACCGGGAGCGCTTAAGCCTGTGGTCACGAAAGAGGATTTAATCGCAGGAACAGAGCTGTTGCCGGCAAGCGCTGAAGTACAGGTTTGGCTAGAGGGCAAGCAGGTTAAGTTCAATGCTGGGCAGAAGCCGTACACAAGCGGAGATAAAACATATCTTTCGGCAAGAGCTGTGTTTGAGGCATGGGGAGCGGAAATAAAGTGGAATGCCGCCTCGAAGGAAGTCTATGTAACGAAGCAAGATTGGAAGCTTACGCTCAAGGCGAATGCGAAAGGGACTATCGTTTTGACGAAAGGAACTCTTTACGTAGATGCGGACTATTTGGCGGATGCAGCTTCACTGTTTCTTGCGCATGATGAGGAATTCAATGCTATTATTATGAGTAGCGAGCTGTAA